A stretch of the Clavibacter sp. B3I6 genome encodes the following:
- a CDS encoding SDR family NAD(P)-dependent oxidoreductase, translating to MTQDQQFGGRTAIVTGAGSGIGRASALRFAREGARVIAADVSAERLDALVAENPDLDLVPVVGDITTEDGVQAIVAAADGRVDVLANVAGIMDGFLPAAEVDDRTWDLVFAVNVTAVMRLTRAVLPLMIEAGKGAIVNIASEAALRGSAAGLAYTASKHAVAGMTKNTAVLYAGQGIRANAVAPGATNTAIEAPMRSERAGRVLGPIMQTIVPAPVEADEMANSVVWLASDQSSNVNGVILASDGGWSAV from the coding sequence ATGACCCAGGACCAGCAGTTCGGCGGACGCACCGCCATCGTCACCGGCGCCGGCAGCGGCATCGGCCGTGCCTCGGCGCTCCGCTTCGCCCGCGAGGGTGCGCGCGTGATCGCCGCCGACGTCTCCGCCGAGCGCCTCGACGCGCTCGTCGCCGAGAACCCCGACCTCGACCTCGTGCCCGTCGTGGGCGACATCACGACGGAGGACGGCGTGCAGGCGATCGTCGCCGCGGCCGACGGACGCGTCGACGTGCTCGCGAACGTCGCCGGGATCATGGACGGGTTCCTCCCCGCCGCCGAGGTCGACGACCGCACGTGGGACCTCGTGTTCGCGGTGAACGTGACGGCCGTCATGCGCCTGACGCGCGCGGTGCTCCCGCTCATGATCGAGGCCGGGAAGGGCGCGATCGTCAACATCGCCTCCGAGGCGGCGCTCCGCGGATCCGCGGCCGGGCTCGCGTACACCGCCTCCAAGCACGCGGTCGCGGGCATGACCAAGAACACGGCCGTGCTCTACGCCGGGCAGGGCATCCGCGCGAACGCCGTGGCGCCGGGCGCGACCAACACGGCCATCGAGGCGCCCATGCGCTCCGAGCGCGCCGGCCGCGTCCTGGGACCGATCATGCAGACCATCGTCCCCGCCCCGGTCGAGGCGGACGAGATGGCCAACTCCGTCGTCTGGCTCGCGAGCGACCAGAGCAGCAACGTCAACGGCGTGATCCTCGCCTCGGACGGCGGCTGGTCCGCGGTCTAG
- a CDS encoding MMPL family transporter, whose product MRSIARFVSARRTAWIALVLAAAAVAALFAFLPKGEADAFPPSGLPESSQARQVSELLERFPSADTTVGILVFSRDGAALTEADRTAVAERAEALAADSIAPRAVVPQVSEDGRAALVAVPLDATEAADDLAATAEGLRATAADGLPDGLAAQLTGPVGFQADISNAFAGADVRLLLVTVLVVAVLLIVTYRSPVLWIVPLVVVGVADGLARVVVTALAEPLGITIDASIGGILSVLVFGAGTNYALLLVARYREELTRQEDRHRAMLTAVTSAGPAIAASGGTVALSLITLLAAELSGNRALGFACAIGVVIAIAAALLVLPAALVVCGRGLFWPFVPRAGTDVDHGGKPGVWRRLGLGVQRRPVVVAVVALAGVGVLALGLVGARVGLSQTDQLLGEPESVRAQEVVDASFSAGLTAQTVVLAPDAVAADAVATAESVPGVAGARAGESAEGRTRIDVQLDAEPESAAAFAAVQDLRDAYAAAPGEESASLVGGSDATAADTAASSERDQGLIIPIILAIVFVILGLLLRSLVAPVLLIASVLATFFASLGAANVLFQQVLGFPAFDANVVLFAFLFLVALGVDYNIFLVTRAREERRLHGTREGMVRALASTGGVITSAGILLAAVFAVLGVLPVVALTQIGVIVCIGVLLDTLVVRTLLVPALVFLLGDRFWWPSHRTGRHSVEAVAD is encoded by the coding sequence GTGAGATCGATCGCCCGCTTCGTCAGCGCCCGCCGCACCGCCTGGATCGCGCTCGTGCTGGCCGCCGCCGCCGTGGCCGCCCTGTTCGCGTTCCTGCCGAAGGGCGAGGCCGACGCCTTCCCGCCGTCCGGGCTGCCCGAGTCCAGCCAGGCGCGGCAGGTGAGCGAGCTCCTCGAGCGGTTCCCGAGCGCGGACACGACCGTGGGGATCCTCGTCTTCAGCCGCGACGGCGCCGCGCTCACCGAGGCCGACCGGACTGCCGTCGCCGAGCGCGCCGAGGCCCTGGCCGCCGACTCGATCGCCCCGCGGGCCGTGGTGCCGCAGGTCAGCGAGGACGGGCGGGCGGCGCTCGTCGCCGTGCCGCTCGACGCGACGGAGGCCGCCGACGACCTGGCCGCCACCGCCGAGGGGCTCCGGGCGACCGCCGCGGACGGCCTCCCCGACGGCCTCGCCGCGCAGCTCACCGGACCCGTCGGCTTCCAGGCCGACATCTCGAACGCGTTCGCGGGGGCCGACGTCCGGCTCCTGCTCGTCACGGTGCTCGTGGTCGCCGTGCTGCTCATCGTGACGTACCGCAGCCCCGTGCTCTGGATCGTCCCGCTCGTCGTCGTGGGCGTCGCCGACGGCCTGGCGCGCGTGGTCGTGACGGCCCTCGCGGAGCCGCTCGGGATCACGATCGACGCCTCCATCGGCGGGATCCTCTCGGTGCTGGTCTTCGGCGCCGGCACCAACTACGCCCTGCTGCTCGTGGCCCGCTACCGGGAGGAGCTGACGCGCCAGGAGGATCGGCACCGGGCGATGCTCACGGCCGTCACGAGCGCGGGTCCCGCCATCGCGGCGAGCGGCGGCACGGTCGCGCTCAGCCTCATCACGCTGCTGGCCGCGGAGCTCTCCGGCAACCGGGCGCTCGGGTTCGCGTGCGCGATCGGCGTGGTCATCGCGATCGCGGCGGCCCTCCTCGTGCTGCCGGCCGCCCTCGTGGTGTGCGGGCGGGGCCTCTTCTGGCCGTTCGTGCCGCGCGCCGGCACCGACGTCGACCACGGCGGCAAGCCGGGCGTCTGGCGGCGCCTCGGGCTCGGGGTGCAGCGCCGGCCCGTGGTCGTCGCGGTCGTCGCCCTCGCGGGGGTCGGCGTCCTCGCGCTCGGCCTCGTCGGCGCGCGCGTCGGCCTGTCGCAGACGGACCAGCTGCTCGGCGAGCCCGAGTCGGTGCGGGCGCAGGAGGTCGTCGACGCCTCGTTCTCCGCCGGGCTCACCGCCCAGACCGTGGTGCTCGCGCCGGATGCGGTCGCCGCGGACGCCGTCGCCACCGCCGAGTCCGTCCCCGGCGTCGCGGGCGCCCGGGCGGGCGAGTCCGCGGAGGGCCGCACGCGGATCGACGTGCAGCTCGACGCGGAGCCCGAGAGCGCCGCCGCGTTCGCCGCCGTGCAGGACCTCCGGGACGCCTACGCGGCGGCCCCGGGCGAGGAGTCCGCATCGCTCGTGGGCGGCAGCGACGCCACGGCGGCCGACACCGCCGCGTCGTCCGAGCGCGACCAGGGGCTCATCATCCCGATCATCCTGGCCATCGTCTTCGTCATCCTCGGCCTGCTGCTGCGCTCGCTCGTGGCGCCCGTGCTCCTCATCGCGAGCGTGCTGGCGACCTTCTTCGCGAGCCTGGGCGCCGCCAACGTGCTGTTCCAGCAGGTGCTCGGGTTCCCGGCCTTCGACGCGAACGTGGTGCTGTTCGCGTTCCTCTTCCTGGTGGCGCTCGGGGTCGACTACAACATCTTCCTCGTGACCCGCGCGCGGGAGGAGCGGCGCCTGCACGGCACGCGCGAGGGCATGGTGCGGGCGCTCGCATCGACGGGCGGCGTGATCACGAGCGCGGGCATCCTGCTCGCCGCGGTCTTCGCGGTGCTCGGGGTGCTGCCCGTGGTGGCGCTCACCCAGATCGGCGTCATCGTCTGCATCGGCGTGCTGCTCGACACGCTCGTGGTGCGGACGCTGCTCGTGCCGGCGCTCGTCTTCCTGCTCGGCGACCGGTTCTGGTGGCCGTCGCACCGGACGGGGCGGCACAGCGTGGAGGCGGTCGCGGACTGA
- a CDS encoding MarR family transcriptional regulator produces the protein MPRTRPAAGAEELDALPAPGAGVPAAGGDAGELGRVLRDVLGLAAGFERRLGTVLEVNPTDMKAMEHLIQAGSLSPTELAGRLGISTAAATLVVDRLVEVGHVDRRPHPHDRRRVVVVPRPASVGRAMDELMPMIGGVARAADALTERERATVLRFLGEVREVYREAAAGPQGATSGAVDPLPAPAAPPAAPR, from the coding sequence ATGCCCCGCACCCGTCCCGCCGCCGGAGCGGAGGAGCTCGACGCCCTCCCGGCCCCCGGCGCCGGCGTGCCCGCGGCTGGGGGCGACGCGGGCGAGCTCGGCCGCGTCCTCCGCGACGTGCTCGGCCTCGCCGCCGGGTTCGAGCGCCGCCTCGGCACCGTCCTCGAGGTCAACCCCACCGACATGAAGGCCATGGAGCACCTCATCCAGGCGGGGTCGCTGTCGCCGACCGAACTCGCGGGCCGGCTCGGGATCTCGACCGCCGCCGCGACCCTCGTCGTCGACCGGCTCGTCGAGGTCGGCCACGTCGACCGCCGGCCGCACCCGCACGACCGCCGCCGCGTGGTCGTCGTGCCGCGGCCGGCGTCCGTCGGCCGGGCCATGGACGAGCTGATGCCCATGATCGGCGGCGTCGCCCGGGCCGCGGACGCGCTGACCGAGCGCGAGCGCGCGACCGTGCTGCGCTTCCTCGGCGAGGTGCGCGAGGTCTACCGGGAGGCCGCCGCGGGACCGCAGGGCGCGACGAGCGGCGCCGTGGATCCGCTCCCCGCGCCCGCCGCGCCGCCCGCCGCGCCGCGCTGA
- a CDS encoding patatin-like phospholipase family protein: MTGTDRDTPTATRGLVLGGGGVAGIAWETGLLSGLIAAGVDLGAADAVVGTSAGSVVAINLRAGAIDAAYDEHFVDVAGMAEPMGSRDLSRTVEVIGQGVASTEGEIPTRQRIGELALEEYDPEVDDAASVERIGQLLPIRDWPEADLRITAVDAGTGRFTVFDRDSGADLVRASAASCAVPGVFPPVTIDGRPYMDGGMRSGTNADVVADHERILVVACGPEAPTSGMGPTLSTVVQQLRGRADVLVIQADAASTRAFGENSLLLATRQASAEAGRAQAERVADEVRAFWG; encoded by the coding sequence ATGACCGGGACCGATCGAGACACCCCCACGGCGACGCGCGGGCTGGTGCTGGGCGGCGGCGGCGTCGCCGGCATCGCCTGGGAGACGGGCCTCCTCTCGGGGCTCATCGCCGCAGGCGTCGACCTGGGCGCGGCCGACGCGGTCGTCGGCACCTCGGCCGGATCCGTCGTGGCGATCAACCTGCGCGCGGGCGCCATCGACGCCGCCTACGACGAGCACTTCGTCGACGTGGCCGGCATGGCGGAGCCCATGGGCAGCCGCGACCTCTCCCGCACGGTCGAGGTCATCGGCCAGGGCGTCGCGAGCACCGAGGGCGAGATCCCCACGCGCCAGCGGATCGGCGAGCTCGCGCTCGAGGAGTACGACCCCGAGGTGGACGACGCCGCGAGCGTCGAGCGCATCGGCCAGCTGCTGCCCATCCGCGACTGGCCCGAGGCCGACCTCCGCATCACCGCGGTCGACGCCGGCACCGGCCGCTTCACCGTCTTCGACCGGGACTCCGGCGCCGACCTCGTGCGCGCGTCCGCCGCCAGCTGCGCCGTGCCCGGCGTCTTCCCGCCCGTCACCATCGACGGCCGCCCCTACATGGACGGCGGCATGCGCTCCGGCACGAACGCCGACGTCGTCGCCGACCACGAGCGGATCCTCGTCGTCGCGTGCGGCCCCGAGGCGCCCACGTCCGGCATGGGCCCGACGCTCTCCACCGTCGTGCAGCAGCTGCGCGGCCGGGCCGACGTGCTCGTGATCCAGGCCGACGCGGCCAGCACGCGCGCCTTCGGCGAGAACTCGCTCCTGCTCGCGACCCGCCAGGCGTCCGCCGAGGCCGGCCGCGCGCAGGCCGAGCGGGTCGCCGACGAGGTCCGCGCCTTCTGGGGCTGA
- a CDS encoding polyprenyl synthetase family protein: MDATNLAAVSTSRQAHVNGVLDAFFARSLVRAEVMGEEYVKLWRTLESNTAGGKRFRPRMVMAAYDGLGGEDVRAAAHVGAAFELLHTALIVHDDVIDRDFTRRGGPNVSGAYRDIATTQGLPQPLAEHRGMSAAVIAGDLALVNAYRLIDASGVRDLTRSHLLEILDDAVFASAAGELIDVEFSLTAEVPSVEEILRMERLKTAVYSFEAPLQAGAVLAGAGPAVVTALGDFGRDIGIAYQVVDDVLGVFGDEQETGKTNLGDLREGKRTVLIAHAVRSSEWHEISSLVGKDDLSRGEAALVRSVLESSGARAYAEGVARDLAVAAVARLDDPAVPEALRRELAPVAESVLGRIR; this comes from the coding sequence GTGGACGCCACCAACCTCGCTGCCGTCTCCACATCGAGGCAGGCCCACGTGAACGGCGTCCTGGACGCGTTCTTCGCCCGGTCCCTCGTGCGGGCCGAGGTGATGGGCGAGGAGTACGTGAAGCTCTGGCGCACGCTGGAGTCCAACACGGCCGGCGGGAAGCGCTTCCGCCCCCGCATGGTCATGGCCGCGTACGACGGCCTCGGCGGCGAGGACGTGCGGGCCGCGGCCCACGTCGGCGCCGCGTTCGAGCTGCTGCACACCGCGCTCATCGTCCACGACGACGTCATCGACCGCGACTTCACCCGGCGCGGCGGCCCCAACGTGTCCGGCGCCTACCGCGACATCGCGACCACGCAGGGCCTGCCCCAGCCGCTCGCCGAGCACCGCGGCATGTCGGCCGCCGTCATCGCGGGCGACCTGGCGCTCGTCAACGCGTACCGCCTCATCGACGCGAGCGGCGTGCGCGATCTCACCCGCTCGCACCTGCTCGAGATCCTCGACGACGCCGTGTTCGCGTCGGCCGCGGGCGAGCTCATCGACGTCGAGTTCTCGCTCACCGCCGAGGTGCCGAGCGTGGAGGAGATCCTCCGCATGGAGCGCCTCAAGACCGCCGTCTACTCGTTCGAGGCGCCGCTGCAGGCGGGTGCCGTGCTCGCGGGCGCCGGCCCCGCGGTCGTCACGGCGCTCGGCGACTTCGGCCGCGACATCGGCATCGCCTACCAGGTGGTCGACGACGTGCTCGGCGTGTTCGGCGACGAGCAGGAGACCGGCAAGACCAACCTCGGTGACCTCCGGGAGGGCAAGCGCACCGTGCTCATCGCGCACGCCGTCCGCTCGTCGGAGTGGCACGAGATCAGCTCGCTCGTCGGCAAGGACGACCTCTCCCGCGGCGAGGCGGCGCTCGTCCGCTCGGTGCTCGAGAGCTCCGGCGCCCGCGCGTACGCCGAGGGGGTGGCGCGCGACCTCGCGGTCGCGGCCGTCGCGCGCCTCGACGACCCGGCCGTCCCGGAGGCGCTCCGCCGCGAGCTCGCGCCCGTCGCGGAGTCCGTGCTCGGGCGCATCCGATGA
- the crtI gene encoding phytoene desaturase family protein produces MTARRPGPRRPAPEAPTGLEKYDRVAQETASVVIRRYSTSFGLASRLLGADVRQHIENVYALVRVADEIVDGAAAGAGVDPAHVEGLLDALEQETEDAMLRGYSANLVVHAFAITARRAGFGAELTAPFFASMRMDLRRMEHTPESFTEYVYGSAEVVGLMCLRAFLVGHATTRAERIRFEEGAKRLGAAFQKVNFLRDLAADHDALGRSYFPGVDVASLSEADKERILDDIDADLRMSGAVIPDLPASSRRAVALAQGLFAELAVRLRATPAAELARTRVRVPDPVKARIALAAATGAEPSGVDGRLVRRSRGPRADGARPTPASRPAASDPNASDPAPSDPEQQESAMTAPTAIVIGGGIAGLASAALLARDGYRVTLVEGRDQVGGRAGSWEKDGFRFDLGPSWYLMPEVFDHFFKLLGSSAAEQLDLVRLPGYRVLFEGDPEPIDIRDSREANLDLFESVEPGSRPAMTRYLDSAKEVYEMAKKRFLYTTFADYRPLLKRDVVARTGTLAKLLLTPLETHVARAVTDHRLRQILGYPAVFLGSSPKLAPSMYHLMSHLDLEDGVLYPQGGLITVIDAIERVARAEGVEIRTGAPVSRILTEPAKAGRAVARGVQITTDAGTETLEADVVVSTADLHHTETELIPEAFRTYPQSYWDRATAGPGAVLVYLGVRGELPELHHHTLLFTEDWDRNFSQIFPPKGGATSVPDPASIYVCKPSATDGSVAPDGHENVFILVPIPADPTIGRGGIDGAGDARVEEIADRAIQQISDWAGIPDLAERIVVRRTSGPGDFQADLHSWKGTILGPAHTLKQSAMFRAGNTSARVDGLHYAGGSTIPGIGLPMCLISAEILVKRLRGDVSTGPGAEPLVRTVGRPVV; encoded by the coding sequence ATGACCGCTCGCCGTCCCGGCCCACGCCGTCCCGCCCCCGAGGCGCCCACCGGCCTCGAGAAGTACGACCGCGTGGCGCAGGAGACGGCCTCCGTCGTGATCCGCCGCTACTCCACCTCCTTCGGGCTCGCGTCCCGGCTCCTCGGTGCGGACGTCCGCCAGCACATCGAGAACGTGTACGCGCTCGTGCGCGTGGCCGACGAGATCGTCGACGGCGCCGCGGCCGGCGCGGGCGTGGATCCCGCGCACGTCGAGGGCCTGCTCGACGCCCTCGAGCAGGAGACCGAGGACGCGATGCTCCGCGGCTACAGCGCCAACCTCGTCGTGCACGCGTTCGCCATCACGGCCCGCCGCGCCGGCTTCGGCGCCGAGCTCACCGCGCCGTTCTTCGCCTCCATGCGGATGGACCTGCGGCGGATGGAGCACACGCCGGAGTCCTTCACCGAGTACGTGTACGGATCCGCCGAGGTCGTCGGCCTCATGTGCCTGCGCGCGTTCCTGGTCGGTCACGCGACCACCCGGGCCGAGCGGATCCGCTTCGAGGAGGGCGCCAAGCGCCTCGGCGCCGCGTTCCAGAAGGTCAACTTCCTCCGCGACCTCGCCGCCGACCACGACGCGCTCGGCCGCAGCTACTTCCCCGGCGTCGACGTCGCCTCCCTCTCGGAGGCCGACAAGGAGCGCATCCTCGACGACATCGACGCCGACCTCCGCATGTCCGGCGCCGTCATCCCCGACCTCCCCGCCTCGAGCCGCCGCGCCGTCGCGCTCGCGCAGGGCCTGTTCGCGGAGCTCGCCGTGCGCCTCCGCGCCACGCCCGCGGCCGAGCTGGCGCGCACGCGCGTGCGGGTGCCGGATCCCGTTAAGGCCCGCATCGCGCTCGCCGCCGCCACCGGCGCCGAGCCCTCCGGCGTCGACGGCCGCCTCGTGCGCCGCTCCCGCGGACCCCGTGCCGACGGCGCCCGCCCGACCCCCGCGTCGCGGCCCGCCGCTTCCGACCCGAACGCGTCCGACCCCGCCCCGTCCGACCCCGAGCAGCAGGAGAGCGCCATGACCGCACCCACCGCCATCGTGATCGGCGGCGGGATCGCCGGCCTCGCCTCCGCCGCGCTCCTCGCCCGCGACGGGTACCGCGTCACCCTCGTCGAGGGCCGCGACCAGGTCGGCGGCCGCGCCGGCTCCTGGGAGAAGGACGGCTTCCGCTTCGACCTCGGCCCCAGCTGGTACCTCATGCCCGAGGTGTTCGACCACTTCTTCAAGCTCCTCGGCTCCAGCGCCGCCGAGCAGCTCGACCTCGTGCGCCTGCCCGGCTATCGCGTGCTCTTCGAGGGCGATCCCGAGCCCATCGACATTCGCGACTCCCGCGAGGCGAACCTCGACCTCTTCGAGAGCGTCGAGCCCGGATCCCGCCCGGCGATGACCCGCTACCTCGACTCCGCGAAGGAGGTCTACGAGATGGCGAAGAAGCGCTTCCTCTACACGACCTTCGCCGACTACCGGCCGCTGCTGAAGCGCGACGTCGTCGCCCGCACGGGCACGCTCGCGAAGCTGCTCCTCACGCCGCTGGAGACCCACGTGGCGCGCGCCGTCACGGACCACCGGCTCCGCCAGATCCTCGGCTACCCGGCCGTGTTCCTCGGCTCCTCGCCGAAGCTCGCGCCGAGCATGTACCACCTCATGAGCCACCTCGACCTCGAGGACGGCGTGCTCTACCCGCAGGGCGGGCTCATCACCGTCATCGACGCGATCGAGCGGGTGGCGCGCGCGGAGGGCGTCGAGATCCGCACGGGCGCGCCCGTGTCGCGCATCCTCACGGAGCCGGCGAAGGCCGGTCGCGCCGTCGCGCGCGGCGTGCAGATCACCACCGACGCGGGCACCGAGACGCTCGAGGCCGACGTGGTGGTCTCCACGGCCGACCTGCACCACACCGAGACCGAGCTCATCCCCGAGGCGTTCCGCACCTACCCGCAGTCGTACTGGGACAGGGCCACCGCCGGCCCCGGCGCCGTGCTCGTGTACCTCGGCGTCCGCGGCGAGCTGCCCGAGCTGCACCACCACACGCTGCTGTTCACGGAGGACTGGGACCGCAACTTCTCGCAGATCTTCCCACCGAAGGGCGGCGCCACCTCGGTGCCGGATCCCGCCAGCATCTACGTCTGCAAGCCCAGCGCCACCGACGGCTCGGTCGCGCCCGACGGCCACGAGAACGTGTTCATCCTCGTGCCCATCCCGGCCGACCCGACCATCGGCCGCGGCGGGATCGACGGCGCCGGCGACGCGCGCGTGGAGGAGATCGCCGACCGCGCGATCCAGCAGATCTCCGACTGGGCCGGCATCCCCGACCTCGCCGAGCGCATCGTCGTCCGCCGCACCTCGGGCCCCGGCGACTTCCAGGCCGACCTGCACTCCTGGAAGGGCACCATCCTCGGGCCCGCGCACACGCTGAAGCAGTCGGCCATGTTCCGGGCCGGCAACACGAGCGCGCGGGTCGACGGGCTGCACTACGCCGGCGGATCCACCATCCCCGGCATCGGCCTGCCCATGTGCCTCATCAGCGCCGAGATCCTCGTGAAGCGCCTCCGCGGCGACGTGTCGACCGGACCCGGCGCCGAGCCCCTCGTGCGCACGGTCGGCCGCCCGGTGGTCTGA
- a CDS encoding lycopene cyclase domain-containing protein, whose translation MGLVYLALLLVTIGCMMLLDRRWRLFFWRDRTAAALTTLIGVAFFLAWDVAGISQGIFFRGETEFMTGILVGPELPVEEVFFLTLLCYLTMNLVNGFSRLADHHVARARERANR comes from the coding sequence ATGGGGCTCGTCTACCTGGCGCTGCTCCTCGTCACCATCGGCTGCATGATGCTCCTCGACCGGCGCTGGCGGCTGTTCTTCTGGCGCGACCGCACGGCCGCGGCGCTCACCACCCTCATCGGCGTCGCGTTCTTCCTCGCGTGGGACGTCGCCGGCATCTCCCAGGGCATCTTCTTCCGCGGCGAGACGGAGTTCATGACGGGGATCCTCGTGGGCCCGGAGCTGCCGGTCGAGGAGGTCTTCTTCCTCACGCTGCTCTGCTACCTCACGATGAACCTCGTCAACGGGTTCAGCCGCCTCGCCGACCACCACGTCGCCCGGGCGAGGGAGCGCGCGAACCGATGA
- a CDS encoding lycopene cyclase domain-containing protein, translated as MSYLVLDLLFLLPVAVVGFLFRRLLLREAAAVPYGSSRFDYPEYYWYRRMPVAILLVMTLVFDNIMIQVGLVGYDPDKLVGLILGVAPIEDFAYAIAALVLLPAVWYLLRRRRAVSGIEAHE; from the coding sequence ATGAGCTACCTCGTGCTCGACCTGCTGTTCCTGCTGCCCGTCGCGGTCGTCGGGTTCCTGTTCCGCCGCCTGCTGCTGCGCGAGGCGGCCGCCGTGCCGTACGGGTCCAGCCGCTTCGACTACCCCGAGTACTACTGGTACCGGCGGATGCCCGTCGCGATCCTGCTCGTGATGACGCTCGTCTTCGACAACATCATGATCCAGGTGGGCCTCGTGGGCTACGACCCCGACAAGCTCGTCGGGCTGATCCTCGGCGTCGCCCCCATCGAGGACTTCGCCTACGCGATCGCCGCCCTCGTGCTGCTGCCGGCCGTCTGGTACCTGCTTCGCCGCCGCCGCGCGGTCTCCGGCATCGAAGCGCATGAGTGA
- a CDS encoding prenyltransferase → MSDVRTRPGVGEVLRTIVLSSRPLSWVNTAFPFAAAYLTVTRELDLTAVLGTLFFLVPYNLAMYGINDVFDYESDMRNPRKGGVEGAVLARAMHRPVLVAVLLVNLPFLAYLVIVGSAASTAVLAVSVFAVVAYSLKGLRFKERPILDSLTSSTHFTSPAVYGIVLAGGAFTPALWAILAAFFLWGVASHAFGAVQDIVADRDGGISSIATVLGGAATVRIAVLAYAAAGLAMLATGLPGIIAAVLVIPYILSTAPFWSIRDEEAEAANRGWRRFLGLNFLSGFVVTLLLIVFWRTTA, encoded by the coding sequence ATGAGTGACGTGCGGACGCGACCAGGCGTCGGCGAGGTGCTCCGCACGATCGTCCTCTCGTCGCGCCCGCTCTCCTGGGTGAACACGGCGTTCCCGTTCGCGGCCGCGTACCTCACGGTCACGCGCGAGCTCGACCTCACGGCCGTGCTCGGCACCCTCTTCTTCCTCGTCCCGTACAACCTCGCGATGTACGGCATCAACGACGTCTTCGACTACGAGTCCGACATGCGGAACCCGCGCAAGGGCGGCGTGGAGGGCGCGGTGCTCGCGCGCGCCATGCACCGGCCCGTGCTCGTCGCGGTGCTCCTCGTCAACCTGCCGTTCCTCGCCTACCTCGTCATCGTGGGCTCGGCCGCCAGCACGGCCGTGCTCGCCGTGAGCGTCTTCGCCGTGGTCGCGTACTCGCTGAAGGGCCTCCGCTTCAAGGAGCGCCCGATCCTCGACTCGCTCACCTCGAGCACGCACTTCACCTCGCCCGCGGTCTACGGCATCGTGCTCGCGGGCGGCGCGTTCACTCCCGCGCTGTGGGCGATCCTCGCGGCCTTCTTCCTGTGGGGCGTCGCGTCGCACGCGTTCGGCGCCGTGCAGGACATCGTGGCCGACCGCGACGGCGGCATCTCCTCCATCGCGACCGTGCTCGGCGGCGCCGCCACCGTGCGGATCGCCGTGCTCGCGTACGCCGCGGCCGGCCTCGCGATGCTCGCCACCGGGCTGCCGGGGATCATCGCGGCCGTGCTCGTGATCCCGTACATCCTCAGCACGGCGCCCTTCTGGTCGATCCGGGACGAGGAGGCGGAGGCCGCCAACCGGGGCTGGCGCCGCTTCCTCGGCCTCAACTTCCTGTCCGGCTTCGTGGTGACCCTGCTGCTGATCGTGTTCTGGCGCACGACCGCCTGA
- a CDS encoding LysR family transcriptional regulator: MDADPTALRHFAAVADELHFARAAKALNVSRIAVSRSILDLEALWSVELFVRDDGPTRLSPDGEARLEEARAAIAREDARLAAEAAAPPRGLVVAIVPGVTVAKWTRAWDERVEGVPLRITPLAEPDAAPALVDGSVDVAFLRLPVDGRGLTVVPLYGEVQVAILPKDHAHAAADAIALSDLAEDLLLQPADEVPGWAGRTAGADPVPMPEDVAGAVDLVAAGVGIVVVPHALGRLHARKDLVAVPVHDLPETRIAVAWREGDASPDIEELVGIVRGRTAQSSRSPRDDDERDRRKPTAAQKTARKAAGKPGAAGKGGAGGAKPTPKGGAGGRRTPPPRGGRRGR; the protein is encoded by the coding sequence GTGGACGCCGACCCGACCGCCCTCCGGCACTTCGCCGCCGTGGCCGACGAGCTGCACTTCGCCCGCGCCGCGAAGGCCCTCAACGTCTCGCGCATCGCCGTGAGCCGCTCGATCCTCGACCTCGAGGCGCTGTGGAGCGTCGAGCTGTTCGTGCGCGACGACGGCCCCACGCGCCTCAGCCCCGACGGCGAGGCGCGCCTCGAGGAGGCCCGCGCCGCCATCGCCCGGGAGGACGCGCGCCTCGCCGCCGAGGCCGCCGCCCCGCCGCGCGGCCTCGTGGTCGCGATCGTGCCGGGCGTGACCGTGGCGAAGTGGACCCGCGCGTGGGACGAGCGCGTCGAGGGCGTGCCGCTGCGCATCACGCCCCTCGCCGAGCCGGACGCCGCGCCGGCCCTCGTCGACGGATCCGTCGACGTCGCCTTCCTCCGCCTCCCCGTCGACGGCCGGGGCCTCACGGTCGTGCCGCTGTACGGCGAGGTGCAGGTCGCGATCCTGCCCAAGGACCACGCGCACGCCGCCGCCGACGCGATCGCCCTCTCCGACCTCGCCGAGGACCTGCTCCTGCAGCCGGCCGACGAGGTGCCGGGCTGGGCGGGGCGCACGGCGGGCGCGGATCCGGTGCCCATGCCCGAGGACGTCGCCGGCGCCGTCGACCTGGTCGCCGCGGGCGTCGGGATCGTGGTCGTGCCGCACGCGCTCGGCCGGCTGCACGCGCGCAAGGACCTCGTGGCCGTGCCCGTGCACGACCTGCCGGAGACGCGGATCGCCGTGGCCTGGCGCGAGGGCGACGCCTCCCCCGACATCGAGGAGCTCGTAGGCATCGTCCGCGGGCGCACGGCGCAGAGCTCCCGCTCGCCGCGCGACGACGACGAGCGCGACCGCCGCAAGCCCACCGCCGCGCAGAAGACCGCGCGGAAGGCGGCGGGCAAGCCGGGCGCGGCCGGCAAGGGCGGCGCCGGCGGCGCGAAGCCGACCCCGAAGGGCGGCGCGGGCGGGCGGCGCACTCCCCCGCCGCGCGGCGGCCGGCGCGGGCGCTAG